The genome window GGACCTTTATGGGCACCACTATCTTATCATTTTCAGACCGCGTTGTCATTGAAACACTTCATAACGAGAAACGTTCCTTACAGTATATCGCTAATTACTTAGGCTTTAGTAAAACCACACACCGGTAGTTGACCTGACGCTTGTGATTCATTACAATAAACGTGACGAAGGCGGTACAGGGGACCTCTCCGGTACCGTCTTTATTCATTTGAAGGAGGAATCGTAATGGCAGAAGAAAAAGTTATCAATAACTACTTCTATGATGAAGCGGCTTACGATTATCACGACGCAGGGTACGTTCCGCTGAAAGAACCGCAGACGCCCCAGCAGCCCTTAAATATTCCTGGACTCTTGAAACCGGATAAGGAAACGGCCACGGATATGTATTACACCATCGTGGCCCAGACAGGTGAGGTACAGCTCCTTCCCGGGAAGAAGACGCAGACCTGGGGCTACAATGGTCCCCTGTTAGGCAAGACGGTGGTCTTTAAACGGGGCAAGACGATTCACGTCCACCTGGTCAACCACCTACCCGAGGTCACAACTTTCCACTGGCACGGCCTTGCTATTCCAGGGCCCATCGAGGATGGTGGCTGCCATGCCCCAGTCTATCCTGGCAAGAGCCGGGACGTCACCTTCAAAATTAACCAGCCAGCTGCCTTTGTTTGGCTCCACGCCCACCCGTGTCCGTCAACGGCAGAGCAGGTTTGGCATGGTCTGGCTGGCGGTGCTATCGTCCAGGACGACCATGAGGCTAGTCTGCCACTACCACGGAACTACGGGGTTGACGATATCCCAATCATCCTGCAAGACCGTCGTTTCCACAAGGACAACCAGTGGGATTACCAGGCCGACTACGATCCAGATGGCGTCGCGGGCCCAACGCCAATGATTAACGGGACAATTAATCCGTACTTTGACGTCACTACCCAAAAGGTCCGGCTTCGTTTCCTCGATGGGGCCAACCGGCGAGAATTTCGGTTGCACTTCAGTGATGATTTAGAATTCACCCAGATTGCCGGTGACCTAAGTCTTCTGCCACACCCGGTCAAAATGGCCAAGCTGCTGATCACCTGTGCTGAACGACAGGAAATCATCGTTGACTTTGGTAAGTATAAGCCGGGCGATGTGGTCACCCTGTACTCCGACGATGTCCCGCTGGTCCACTTCCGGATTCATGAATTTAAGCCGGACCACACCACGCTTCCGCAACAGCTCTTTGAAACGCCAGACCCAGCAGTTGATCCCGACCTGCCTGTTCACCACGTTACCCTTGATGGGATGGACGAATCCGTAGCGATGAACGGTAAGAAGTTCAAGATGGACCGGATCGACTACAAGATGCCACTGCATAAGGCCCAGATTTGGGACATTGAGAACACCAATCCAGCTCCTGGCATGATTCACCCCTACCACATGCACGGGACGGCCTTTGAAGTGATTTCTCGTGATAGACACGCTCCTTACCCGAATGAGCGCGGGCTGAAGGATACCGTTGCAGTCAACCCGGGTGAGCATGTTCGAATCAAAGTCTGGTTCAACGTGGCTGGAGTCTTTATGTACCATTGCCATATCATCGAACACGAAGATGGTGGGATGATGGCCCAATTGCAAGTTGTTGACCCAGCCGACCCGGACAAGAAGTATCATTTGATGAACCACATGACGCTGATGAAGGCCTTTGCCGAGGAGCGGCACGTACCGATGGACCAGCTTTGGCTCGGTGGGATGGATTCCTATAAGAAGATGGGAATGGAGATGTAGCTCGCTGTGGCCCAAAAAATAAGAGTTAAAAATATTTGAATTGAAGCTGGCTAGTAGAAAAATAATCTTCATAATTTGCCAAAGCAGATCCGCTTAGTCAGTAAATCCTAGATGAAAAAGCAATTCTTTATAGGAAGCAGGATTTTCTTCAAGGTGAGCTCGGTGGCCGGCGATTTGCCATTCAGAATATAAAGGCAGATTGCAAGAAATAACTTGAACGAATTTAGTGACGTAAATTAAGCAGGAAGATCTCGATTGGTGTATGCCAATTAAGACATTTAAGTGGCCGGGAATTCAAATACCAATTAATTTGAATCAGTTGGTGATCGCTTAGTTCTTCAATGGCTTGGCCTTTGGGAATAAACCGTCGTAAAACTCGGTTACGGTTCTCATTACTGCCGCGTTCATGTGGTGAATAAGCATGGGCAAAATAAACCGGAGTACCAGTTCGCTGCTCAATTGCCTGGTAGTTAGCGAACTCTTTACCATGATCTACGGTAAGCGTCTTGAGCTTGTCTTGAAGTTGACTAGCTAGTTCAAGTACGGCTTGAGTCATGGACTGACTGTCGCGACCATGGAGCCGTTTAACAATTGTCAGGCGACTCTTACGCTCCACAAAAGTAGCCACAGCTTTGACCTTTACGTTTGCCAGAAAGTACGGTATCAGCTTCAAAGTGGCCGAATTCCTGGCGAGTTTCGACTTTATGAGAACGCTCCTCAATGGAGCGGCCGTGACTGAACGTACCACGCTTTTCTTTAGCGCGATGACGACGAATTCCATGATCAGGCAAATCGGGCAACTGTACATCAAGCCATCCTTGATCAATCCAGTTATAGACCGTCTTGTAGGCAATTCCAACTACATGGGCAACTTGTTCAGGGGACCACTTCTGGACTTGAATCTTTTCCTCGATCAAGTGTTTAAGGTTTTTAGTGAGCGAAGACTTCCGCCCCCGTTGACTAACCTTGCGTTCAAAGTCAATTTGCGCTAGCTCAGCCCGGTACTCACTATTTAGCCGGTGAAGTTCGTTAAAGATGGTGGTCTTACTAAAGCCTAAGTAGTTAGCGATGTATCGCAAGGAACGTCCTTCATTATGAAGCGTTTCAATGACAACACGGTTCTGGAATGATAAAATAGTGGTGCTCATCAAGGTCCTTCTTTCTAATGGAATGTTGTGGTAACACCATTAAAGACCTTGATGGGTTTTTCTGTCCACTTAAATGTTCAACTTAAATTTTACAATCTGCCTTTCTTAAAAGATTCAAAAAGATCACCTCATTTAAAGTGCAACACAAAAGTTAGACAAAATTGAATATTTTTAAACTGCGGCTCTTCGTCAAGAAGTACTGATGAGAAAATAAAATAATTTTACTAAGCAGCTTGTGCCTGGACTTTGGCATGAGCTGTTTGTTTATTTCTCCAGTTTATTGCAATGTAGGTATTTGGTAATGCAAGGAGGATTCTAATTCGGAAATTAAAGAAATTACGAAAGCCATAAGCAGTTCGTTTAATAACTTTAATTTTATTGTTAGTTCCTTCAACGGGACCATTTGTATAGGTATCATATTTAAAACTATTGTAAATTTCTTGTTTATGGCTGCGAAGAGTATGCTGAACTTTTTGCAGTGCTTGGGGAAGCTGCGTCCATTTAATCGCGAGTAAGTTTTTTAATTCTTTCTTGCTACGATGAGCAATCACCAGAATTAAGTTTTGATAGTATTCATAAGCTCTTTTTAGTTCATTATCAAAGCTTAGAAGACGATGAATGACTTCAACATCGGTTAATTGAGCGTAACTAAAGTTACGCCTTGACCAATAATTATCATATTTAAGCTCATTAGCAGGCGTTAGGAGTAATTTCCAAAAG of Limosilactobacillus reuteri contains these proteins:
- a CDS encoding multicopper oxidase family protein, with the protein product MAEEKVINNYFYDEAAYDYHDAGYVPLKEPQTPQQPLNIPGLLKPDKETATDMYYTIVAQTGEVQLLPGKKTQTWGYNGPLLGKTVVFKRGKTIHVHLVNHLPEVTTFHWHGLAIPGPIEDGGCHAPVYPGKSRDVTFKINQPAAFVWLHAHPCPSTAEQVWHGLAGGAIVQDDHEASLPLPRNYGVDDIPIILQDRRFHKDNQWDYQADYDPDGVAGPTPMINGTINPYFDVTTQKVRLRFLDGANRREFRLHFSDDLEFTQIAGDLSLLPHPVKMAKLLITCAERQEIIVDFGKYKPGDVVTLYSDDVPLVHFRIHEFKPDHTTLPQQLFETPDPAVDPDLPVHHVTLDGMDESVAMNGKKFKMDRIDYKMPLHKAQIWDIENTNPAPGMIHPYHMHGTAFEVISRDRHAPYPNERGLKDTVAVNPGEHVRIKVWFNVAGVFMYHCHIIEHEDGGMMAQLQVVDPADPDKKYHLMNHMTLMKAFAEERHVPMDQLWLGGMDSYKKMGMEM